One genomic region from Vitis riparia cultivar Riparia Gloire de Montpellier isolate 1030 chromosome 17, EGFV_Vit.rip_1.0, whole genome shotgun sequence encodes:
- the LOC117904227 gene encoding RINT1-like protein MAG2L, with protein MEALALPNPSELSPHLLGFLDHRLGTLEDLLTAPNLAVELSKSCSDLDADLAALHRNLKTLIVSWTRRSIAAKTAVLRLNYRLQNLGVLASLSDVVLGQDLPRLSRELLRVEAVRGYAETALRLEALIGDLEDVIFSENVAGTVKQERVIGAVKIVADIDLVLANVAEFHPRWRRLLNSVDDRVEKALSVLRTRVVANHRTLLSSLGWPPKLSVSKIENGGVSAIPNPLMLMRGEKRESYSQSFVALCALQHVREKRRHSDDLGFKAKLWAIDELVSPIASRSEYHFSKWVDQPEFIFALVRKITSDFAVGVEEVLQPLIDEARLVGCSAKEAWVSAMVQMLSGFLGHRVFSVLAQRYKEKEKKLEVGSSWLHLIDLIVAFNKQMQSLVNSESYLLASELDRFEGFSGGLSVLSIVCDRLDWLNIWAKIELRDAWKKLKAELKDDRAWLVESKKGVDVLTNKETERFLLSTREDHRAPVIAESALKMAWEMIDRGQTLPAILPRIQFIRSTAARFLWYFLNVLLLRWKGTDLSPENPDDETLMRACGLINAAGYCEFKLQQWSDDVNFLEMKMAETESKNPVKDNTNDHSCFFDEEIKSLDELETNWLMEIVANLLRQFELLSWEYMENLKHFDQEQNRFCPTTTSAAMDLAISHDLIEALDALRSQLLVIERSLNTRDFLDLWRSIAEGLDHFIFSSIFGIDIRFSEEGVNQIGADMRALFSVFQPFCARPEAFFPCIRDSLRLLEMDKGGVKYLQAVLSSDENRIKCLRSCGISHVSFDQVEKILRNRKF; from the coding sequence ATGGAAGCTCTGGCTCTGCCCAATCCCAGTGAACTCTCTCCTCATCTCCTAGGGTTTCTGGACCATCGTTTGGGAACCCTTGAAGACCTTCTCACCGCCCCTAATCTCGCCGTTGAACTCTCCAAAAGCTGTTCCGATTTGGACGCCGATCTCGCAGCCCTTCACCGGAACCTCAAAACCCTCATTGTCTCATGGACTCGCCGCTCGATTGCGGCGAAAACCGCCGTTCTCAGGCTCAACTACCGGTTGCAGAACCTCGGAGTTTTGGCGTCCCTGAGCGACGTCGTTTTGGGCCAGGACCTCCCGCGTCTCTCCCGTGAACTGCTGCGAGTCGAGGCTGTTCGTGGGTACGCGGAGACTGCTCTGAGGTTGGAGGCGCTGATTGGGGATCTCGAGGACGTGATTTTCTCAGAAAATGTTGCGGGTACTGTGAAGCAGGAGAGAGTGATCGGAGCTGTGAAGATCGTCGCTGATATCGATTTGGTATTGGCAAACGTCGCTGAATTTCATCCTCGGTGGCGAAGGCTTCTGAATTCAGTGGATGATagagtggagaaagctttgagCGTTCTCCGGACGAGAGTTGTTGCGAATCATAGAACTCTTCTTTCTTCATTGGGATGGCCGCCGAAGCTTTCGGTTTCGAAAATCGAAAATGGAGGAGTCTCGGCGATTCCGAATCCTCTGATGCTGATGAGAGGAGAGAAAAGGGAGAGTTATTCTCAGAGCTTTGTGGCTCTCTGTGCTTTGCAGCATGTGAGGGAAAAACGACGTCATAGTGATGATCTGGGGTTCAAAGCAAAGCTTTGGGCCATTGATGAACTGGTATCTCCTATTGCATCCAGAAGTGAGTACCATTTCTCGAAGTGGGTTGATCAACCCGAGTTTATTTTCGCTCTTGTGCGTAAGATTACAAGCGATTTCGCTGTGGGTGTGGAAGAAGTCTTGCAGCCTCTGATTGATGAGGCTAGATTGGTGGGTTGTAGTGCCAAAGAAGCTTGGGTGTCCGCAATGGTGCAAATGCTTTCTGGGTTTTTGGGACACAGAGTATTCTCTGTTCTTGCTCAGAGGTAcaaggagaaagagaagaaattggAGGTTGGGTCTTCTTGGCTTCATTTGATTGACCTGATCGTTGCTTTCAATAAACAAATGCAATCACTTGTAAATTCAGAAAGTTATCTTCTAGCATCTGAGCTTGATAGGTTTGAAGGGTTTTCAGGGGGTTTATCTGTGTTGTCAATAGTCTGTGATAGGCTTGATTGGCTTAATATTTGGGCCAAGATTGAGCTCAGGGATGCTTGGAAGAAACTAAAAGCAGAATTGAAAGATGACAGAGCTTGGTTAGTTGAAAGCAAGAAGGGAGTTGATGTTCTTACTAACAAAGAAACCGAGCGATTTCTTTTGTCTACTAGGGAAGACCATAGGGCTCCGGTAATTGCAGAATCCGCTCTTAAAATGGCCTGGGAAATGATTGATCGAGGCCAAACCCTACCTGCCATTTTACCACGAATCCAGTTTATCAGGTCCACTGCAGCCAGATTTTTGTGGTACTTTCTCAATGTACTGCTGTTGAGATGGAAGGGAACAGACTTATCTCCTGAGAATCCTGATGATGAGACACTAATGAGAGCCTGTGGATTGATCAATGCTGCAGGATATTGTGAGTTTAAACTGCAGCAATGGAGTGATGATGTGAACTTTTTGGAGATGAAAATGGCTGAGACAGAATCAAAGAACCCTGTTAAAGACAACACTAATGATCATAGTTGCTTCTTTGATGAAGAAATCAAGAGCTTGGATGAGCTCGAGACTAATTGGCTTATGGAGATAGTTGCTAATCTTCTTCGCCAGTTTGAGTTGCTTTCCTGGGAATACATGGAAAACCTGAAACATTTTGACCAAGAGCAAAACCGTTTTTGTCCAACTACAACTTCAGCAGCCATGGATTTGGCTATATCCCATGATCTTATCGAGGCATTGGATGCTTTGAGGAGTCAGCTTCTTGTTATAGAGAGGAGTCTCAATACAAGAGACTTCTTGGATCTATGGAGGAGTATTGCAGAGGGGCTCGACCATTTTATCTTTAGCAGCATCTTTGGAATTGATATTAGATTCTCCGAAGAAGGTGTTAATCAGATTGGAGCTGATATGAGGGCATTGTTCTCTGTTTTTCAGCCCTTTTGTGCCCGGCCTGAAGCATTTTTCCCTTGTATTAGAGATTCTCTTAGGCTGCTAGAGATGGATAAGGGAGGGGTGAAGTATTTGCAGGCAGTTTTGTCCAGTGatgaaaatagaataaaatgcTTGAGATCTTGTGGTATTTCACACGTATCTTTTGATCAAGTTGAGAAAATTCTAAGGAATAGaaagttttga